A window from Corvus cornix cornix isolate S_Up_H32 chromosome 8, ASM73873v5, whole genome shotgun sequence encodes these proteins:
- the TAL1 gene encoding T-cell acute lymphocytic leukemia protein 1 isoform X2: MTMDRPPAPPPPSDPRDARPARRHDSEAETTSEPESSRGGMEAPADPQLLLNGAAKEAGRPSPGPPAAPVPVIELVRRGGSLDIKSREAAGEAMQRAPGAEPCRAAEAACEARMVQLSPPALPLQPHGRAMLYNLGQPLATINSGFFGEPDSFSMYGSNRVKRRPSPYEMEITDGPHTKVVRRIFTNSRERWRQQNVNGAFAELRKLIPTHPPDKKLSKNEILRLAMKYINFLAKLLNDQEEEGNQRGKVNKDSGIVQEDLLQDMLSPNSSCGSSLDGAASPDSFTEEHEALDSKHTRSLHHAILPVEGNAQR, from the exons AT GACGATGGACaggccgcccgccccgccgccccccagTGACCCCCGCGatgcccgccccgcccggcggCACGACTCGGAAGCGGAGACCACGAGCGAGCCGGAGAGCAGCCGCGGGGGCATGGAGGCGCCGGCGGacccccagctgctgctcaacGGGGCGGCCAAGGAGGCGGGCCGGCCCTCCCCCGGGCCCCCCGCCGCCCCTGTGCCCGTCATCGAGCTGGTGCGCCGGGGGGGCTCCCTGGACATAAAAAGCCGTGAGGCGGCGGGGGAGGCGATGCAGAGAGCGCCGGGAGCCGAGCCGTGCCGCGCCGCCGAGGCCGCCTGCGAGGCCCGCATGGTGCAGCTGAGCCCCCCCGCGCTCCCGCTGCAGCCCCACGGCAGGGCCATGCTCTACAACCTGGGCCAGCCGCTGGCCACCATCAACAG CGGGTTTTTCGGCGAACCGGATTCTTTCTCCATGTACGGCAGCAACCGGGTGAAGCGGAGACCCTCTCCATACGAGATGGAGATCACCGACG GTCCTCACACGAAAGTGGTTCGTCGCATTTTCACCAACAGCCGGGAGAGATGGAGGCAGCAGAACGTCAACGGGGCCTTCGCAGAGCTGCGCAAGCTCATCCCCACCCACCCGCCTGACAAAAAACTGAGCAAGAACGAGATTTTGCGCCTGGCTATGAAATACATCAACTTCCTGGCCAAGCTGCTCAACGaccaggaggaagaaggaaaccAAAGGGGCAAAGTGAACAAAGACTCGGGGATAGTCCAGGAAGACCTCCTGCAGGACATGTTGTCTCCCAACTCTAGCTGTGGCAGTTCTTTGGACGGAGCGGCGAGCCCGGACAGCTTCACGGAAGAGCACGAGGCGCTGGATTCGAAGCACACGCGGAGCCTGCACCACGCCATCCTCCCCGTAGAAGGCAACGCGCAGCGGTGA
- the STIL gene encoding SCL-interrupting locus protein, whose product MVPFSFPLSKCALWDPVPMGDVIGAHITYYRNPKLSVVEKTLRLAYRHAKQNEKKSFSCFLLGTLAVDEDGEGITLTIDRFDPGREVAGGSGKIPTASLPGDFLIPCTVSAWGPCSDNITVHSAEDISLAFKGLQQSLCSKESLDLSKLLTLRAHIVFTENLDNLHFNFRWASLTVANILEYTPVKSVPIIPTALARNLNSPMNIAQVQGTYKCGYLTMDQTRKLLLLLESDPKAYALPLVGVWLSGVTHICSPQVWACCLRYLFSSSIQERVFSESGSFLIVLYSLTHKEPEFYECVPCSGQTELGFQILTCHETVHLFKNVEPSDKNPIQFELSAENQNAETEFFSRICKKLPIKSPPQGSSPSKLSASDHDSGVEDEDLSPRPIPSPHPVSQQVTRVFPSVPELSLILDGSFIESGQPSKPVGTSNAKSLPTGPNQPVREKWCMRSTCHPSQHSEDKQNFPANMGDPSLRRLPNPISQKIPASMPCRGNQAPLQQQVQCKKACPQSRKSSGSSSSTPCSGPSPDTSVHHPRKPLEKLVLNPESVTPQGEPPVRRTSISGSKQLPAVTQPVLHNSALSPQSCRQPPDLQVPVQVPPCCPACSCQCPASLQYNPINSWQGIGKMSPKYGVEIQSEMAQQNPCTVFHQNIICPNVCCNSGYATSSPINMKYPGKTGSCSLDNGLSPGIRMPSSASSSSPQCCAAHSPCLHTPAPAAGSDNGMMGLSPDAYRLLTEQDRQLKLLQAQIQRLLEAQARQAGSSELGATSQAVQPEKPGDLVSMETQTSPQSHKRKSVSVAVSTGASLFWNTASEKQGNSIPQGKKEDGEISKEDISISINAEQDASNTSIASSLRVVDMPSFVESIHLVEEGTNQNTPQTGNFSQALVRGSSLEENVSVSLQKEPSEGARSQVVVTSEQSSEPPTSLLPRQPSEEQKLYQDLLGQVNHLLKSSEEQDHLPLKSGFVNGDGPKCQDIDGAAELASETDTGGVDKESVISATLKQLRSLGVTVDSPGNMKENTHKVENASILACISPEAVVPGLNSMSLASVSMCPNVVDLSMEANAIALKYLSENQLSRLSLSRSGQNPPADFSFQDILQTNMDKSMVGLSLISPNNMSFATKKYMKRYGLIQGNDSSEDEEELQAQDGNFGTGKSMPDKNCTPVLDSFSHQAELSKRMDGRPLVHLKSHSRELTTNTSPPELNSPGLRNTTNEIFPPRTDQADENSFQFLKDLKSKTRLLPGRVEFTEQPVRKDGGDTQAFCGNLHTPPLEMLNQSNSINSVGTILDVKQLRQLPKLF is encoded by the exons ATGGTCCCTTTCAGTTTCCCTCTGTCCAAGTGTGCACTTTGGGACCCAGTCCCCATGGGTGATGTTATTGGCGCACACATCACCTATTACAG AAACCCCAAACTATCTGTGGTGGAGAAAACCTTGCGGCTTGCCTATCGCCATGCTaagcagaatgaaaagaaatcattttcctgttttttgcTTGGGACCTTGGCAGTAGATGAAG atggGGAAGGCATAACGCTAACAATAGACCGCTTTGATCCTGGCCGAGAGGTTGCTGGTGGATCGGGCAAAATTCCAACTGCATCCCTTCCTGGAGACTTTTTGATTCCATGTACAGTTAGTGCCTGGGGACCTTGTTCAGATAATATTACAGTGCACAGTGCTGAAGATATCAGCTTGGCTTTCAAG GGTCTGCAGCAGAGTCTGTGCAGTAAAGAATCTCTGGATCTTTCTAAACTGCTCACTCTTAGAGCTCAcattgttttcacagaaaacctGGATaacctgcattttaattttcgCTGGGCTTCTCTTACTGTGGCGAATATTTTGGAATACACTCCTGTGAAGTCTGTCCCAATTATTCCAACAGCTCTAGCAAGAAATTTGAACAGTCCTATGAATATTGCACAAGTTCAAGGAACTTACAAATGTGG ctACCTTACTATGGACCAAACACGGAAATTGCTTTTGCTTCTTGAGTCTGATCCCAAGGCTTATGCTCTGCCATTAGTTGGAGT gTGGCTGAGTGGAGTTACTCATATCTGTAGTCCTCAGGTCTGGGCCTGTTGCTTGCGATATTTGTTCAGTTCTTCAATTCAAGAAAG ggttttttcagaATCTGGAAGTTTTCTTATTGTGCTTTATTCATTGACACACAAGGAACCAGAGTTTTATGAGTGTGTTCCATGCAGTGGGCAGACTGAGCTGGGGTTTCAGATCCTAACTTGCCATGAAACAGTTCACCTCTTCAAA AATGTTGAACCATCAGACAAGAATCCTATCCAGTTTGAGTTGAgtgcagaaaaccaaaatgcagaAACTGAGTTCTTCAGCAGAATTTGCAAGAAACTACCAATCAAAAG tcCTCCCCAAGGCTCTTCACCCAGCAAGCTGTCAGCAAGTGATCACGACTCTGGTGTGGAAGATGAGGATTTATCCCCCAGACCAATTCCAAGTCCTCACCCCGTGAGTCAACAG GTTACCAGAGTTTTTCCTTCAGTGCCAGAGCTGTCACTTATTTTGGATGGGAGTTTCATAGAATCAGGACAACCATCTAAGCCTGTGGGGACTTCAAATGCTAAAAGTCTACCCACAGGGCCAAATCAACCTGTTAGAGAGAAGTGGTGCATGAGATCTACATGTCACCCCAGCCAGCACTCTGAAGACAAGCAGAACTTTCCTGCTAATATGGGAGATCCCTCTCTGAGACGATTACCAAATCCTATAAGCCAGAAAATTCCAGCTTCAATGCCTTGTAGAGGAAATCAAGCTCCACTACAGCAGCAGGTGCAGTGTAAGAAAGCTTGCCCTCAATCAAGAAAAAGTTCGGGATCATCTTCTTCAACCCCTTGTAGTGGGCCTTCCCCAGATACATCTGTGCACCACCCCAGAAAGCCATTGGAAAAACTTGTGTTAAATCCTGAAAGTGTCACACCACAGGGAGAGCCTCCAGTTAGGAGAACATCAATATCTGGTTCCAAGCAGCTTCCTGCTGTCACACAGCCAGTCCTCCACAACTCTGCTTTGTCACCACAGAGCTGCAGACAACCACCAGACCTGCAGGTGCCAGTTCAAGTGCCACCTTGTTGTCCAGCATGCAGCTGTCAGTGTCCTGCTTCTCTCCAGTATAATCCCATAAACTCATGGCAAGGAATTGGTAAAATGAGCCCCAAATATGGAGTGGAAATCCAATCAGAGATGGCTCAGCAAAATCCTTGTACAGTTTTCCATCAAAATATCATTTGCCCAAATGTTTGCTGCAACTCAGGATATGCCACAAGCAGCCCTATAAACATGAAATATCCTGGGAAGACAGGGAGCTGTTCTCTTGACAATGGCTTATCACCTGGAATAAGGATGCCGTCAAGTGCAAGCTCCTCGAGTCcacagtgctgtgcagcccACTCCCCGTGCCTGCACAcgcctgctcctgcagcaggatcAGATAATGGAATGATGGGATTATCTCCAGATGCATACAGGCTTCTTACCGAGCAAGACAGACAACTCAAATTACTTCAAGCTCAG ATCCAGCGCTTACTGGAAGCACAGGCTCGCCAGGCGGGTTCCTCGGAGCTGGGAGccaccagccaggctgtgcagccAGAGAAGCCAGGGGACCTCGTTTCCATGGAAACACAGACCTCACCCCAGTCACACAAGAGGAAAAGTGTGAGCGTTGCTGTGAGCACAG GTGCTAGTTTATTTTGGAATACAGCCTCAGAAAAACAAGGCAACTCCATaccacaagggaaaaaagaagatggAGAGATTTCCAAGGAGGACATAAGCATTTCAATTAATGCTGAACAAGATGCAAGTAATACAAGTATTGCTTCTTCCTTAAGGGTGGTTGACATGCCCAGCTTTGTAGAGAGTATTCACCTTGTGGAAGAAGGAACTAATCAGAACACTCCCCA AACTGGAAACTTTTCCCAAGCACTTGTTCGTGGTTCATCGTTggaagaaaatgtcagtgtgtCTTTACAGAAAGAGCCATCGGAGGGAGCCAGGAGCCAGGTGGTGGTAACAAGTGAGCAGAGCTCTGAGCCACCCACCTCGCTGCTGCCTCGGCAGCCCTCAGAGGAGCAGAAGCTTTACCAGGACTTACTG GGCCAAGTAAACCACCTCTTGAAGTCCTCAGAAGAGCAAGATCACTTGCCTTTAAAATCAGGATTTGTTAATGGTGATGGTCCTAAGTGTCAGGATATTGATGGTGCAGCAGAATTGGCTTCAGAAACTGACACAGGAGGGGTGGACAAAGAGAGTGTCATTAGTGCCACACTCAAACAGCTGAGGAGTCTTGGAGTGACAGTGGACTCACCTGGCaatatgaaggaaaatacaCACAAAGTGGAGAATGCCAG cattttggcATGCATCAGTCCAGAAGCAGTGGTGCCTGGATTAAATTCCATGTCACTTGCCAGTGTCAGCATGTGTCCCAATGTTGTTGATCTGAGCATGGAAGCAAATGCTATAGCACTCAAATATCTCAGTGAAAATCAGTTATCCCGACTGTCTCTCAGTCGCTCAGGCCAAAACCCTCCTGCAGATTTCTCCTTCCAAGACATCTTGCAAACAAATATGGACAAGAGCATGGTGGGTCTGAGTTTAATTTCACCCAACAATATGTCCTTTGCAACCAAGAAGTACATGAAGCGATATGGGCTGATACAGGGCAATGACAGCAGTGAAGATGAAGAGGAACTGCAGGCTCAAGATGGCAATTTTGGCACTGGTAAAAGCATGCCAGACAAGAACTGTACTCCTGTGTTGGACAGCTTCAGCCACCAGGCTGAATTATCCAAAAGAATGGATGGAAGACCTCTCGTTCACCTAAAAAGTCACAGCAGAGAGTTGACTACTAATACTTCTCCACCAGAATTAAACAGCCCAGGTTTAAGAAATACTacaaatgaaatttttcctCCCAGAACAGATCAAGCAGATGAAAACTCATTTCAGTTCCTAAAGGATTTAAAATCAAAAACCAGATTGTTACCTGGGAGGGTTGAATTCACTGAACAACCTGTCAGGAAAGATGGAGGAGATACTCAGGCCTTCTGTGGAAATCTACATACTCCACCTCTTGAAATGTTAAACCAGTCAAACAGCATAAATTCTGTTGGCACCATTCTTGATGTGAAACAACTCAGGCAATTACCAAAGCTGTTCTGA
- the TAL1 gene encoding T-cell acute lymphocytic leukemia protein 1 isoform X1, with amino-acid sequence MKSKWTMDRPPAPPPPSDPRDARPARRHDSEAETTSEPESSRGGMEAPADPQLLLNGAAKEAGRPSPGPPAAPVPVIELVRRGGSLDIKSREAAGEAMQRAPGAEPCRAAEAACEARMVQLSPPALPLQPHGRAMLYNLGQPLATINSGFFGEPDSFSMYGSNRVKRRPSPYEMEITDGPHTKVVRRIFTNSRERWRQQNVNGAFAELRKLIPTHPPDKKLSKNEILRLAMKYINFLAKLLNDQEEEGNQRGKVNKDSGIVQEDLLQDMLSPNSSCGSSLDGAASPDSFTEEHEALDSKHTRSLHHAILPVEGNAQR; translated from the exons ATGAAAAGCAAATG GACGATGGACaggccgcccgccccgccgccccccagTGACCCCCGCGatgcccgccccgcccggcggCACGACTCGGAAGCGGAGACCACGAGCGAGCCGGAGAGCAGCCGCGGGGGCATGGAGGCGCCGGCGGacccccagctgctgctcaacGGGGCGGCCAAGGAGGCGGGCCGGCCCTCCCCCGGGCCCCCCGCCGCCCCTGTGCCCGTCATCGAGCTGGTGCGCCGGGGGGGCTCCCTGGACATAAAAAGCCGTGAGGCGGCGGGGGAGGCGATGCAGAGAGCGCCGGGAGCCGAGCCGTGCCGCGCCGCCGAGGCCGCCTGCGAGGCCCGCATGGTGCAGCTGAGCCCCCCCGCGCTCCCGCTGCAGCCCCACGGCAGGGCCATGCTCTACAACCTGGGCCAGCCGCTGGCCACCATCAACAG CGGGTTTTTCGGCGAACCGGATTCTTTCTCCATGTACGGCAGCAACCGGGTGAAGCGGAGACCCTCTCCATACGAGATGGAGATCACCGACG GTCCTCACACGAAAGTGGTTCGTCGCATTTTCACCAACAGCCGGGAGAGATGGAGGCAGCAGAACGTCAACGGGGCCTTCGCAGAGCTGCGCAAGCTCATCCCCACCCACCCGCCTGACAAAAAACTGAGCAAGAACGAGATTTTGCGCCTGGCTATGAAATACATCAACTTCCTGGCCAAGCTGCTCAACGaccaggaggaagaaggaaaccAAAGGGGCAAAGTGAACAAAGACTCGGGGATAGTCCAGGAAGACCTCCTGCAGGACATGTTGTCTCCCAACTCTAGCTGTGGCAGTTCTTTGGACGGAGCGGCGAGCCCGGACAGCTTCACGGAAGAGCACGAGGCGCTGGATTCGAAGCACACGCGGAGCCTGCACCACGCCATCCTCCCCGTAGAAGGCAACGCGCAGCGGTGA